The nucleotide window ATTCATCAGAGATTCCTCTCTTCAGAATCATGCACCAGGGTAAAGATTCTGTTGGTCCAGATGCACAGGAAGATCATGCTTACCCCTTTGCTGGTGCTTCCAATGTTAAAGTCCGAATTGGTGTTGTTTCCATCAGTGATGAACAGGTTACTTGGATGGATCTTCTTTGTGGTAAATTCGATGGAGTTGGTAGCAATGAATATTTAGCTAGAGTCAATTGGATGCCTGATAATACTCTTATTGCCCAAGTTCTGAATAGATCTCACTCGACATTGAAGATTCTCAAGTTTGACATTTGGACAGGGAAAAAGGAAGTTATAATGGAAGAAAATCAGGATGTATGGATTAATTTACATGACTGCTTTACGCCTCTAGataaaggaataaataaaattactcaTGGCTTTGTTTGGGCCAGTGACAGAACTGGCTTTAGGCATCTGTATCTGTATGACAAGAATGGGATTTGCTTAGGACCTATCACAGAAGGTGATTGGATGGTTGAGCAAATTGTTGGTGTGAATGATAATGCAGGACTGATCTACTTCACTGGAACGATGGATGGTCCCCTTGAGTCTAACTTGTATTGTACAAGCCTGTTTCCCGATTGGAACCTTCCATTGCAACCTCCACAGAAGTTGACTCATGAAAAAGGCAGGCATACGGTAATTCTTGATCATCAAATGCAGAAATTTGTTGATGTTCATGATTCACTGAACACACCACCTAGAGTACTGCTTTGTTCACTGCATGATGGAAGTTTGATATTGCCTCTTTATGAGCAGCCACTCCCTATCCCCAGGTTTAAGAAACTTCAACTTGTGCCACCAGAGATTGTCCAGTTATCAGCAAAGGATGGGACTGTTTTGTATGGTGCTTTATACAAGCCTGATGTAGATAGGTTCGGACCCCCTCCTTACAAAACACTAATCAATGTTTATGGTGGTCCAAGCATCCAGCTTGTATGTGATTCATGGATGAATACTGTTGACATGAGAGCTCAGTATCTACGTAACAAGGGGATCCTCGTGTGGAAGGTAGGTCAGTTTtgcaattatttaaaatttagattgttCATATTATAAATAAGTTATTTGAGTTCCAAGTAATCACAATAGCTTTCCAGACTAAAAATATTATGCATGACTTGTGAAAATTTGGTTTATGGGAGTTGTAGTTCAGGTAGTTCAAGGGTTTGGAAAAGGACTTTGCATTTCTCCACCGTCTTCTTCTGGAAAGTTTCTGTAATAATGTGTGACATCTtgacctttatttatttatctaattttttgcTAAATGCTAATTGGTGGCAAGCCACTCTTTCCACTGTCTGACAGTTTTTTTGGGCATCGATTACAATGCTCCTTTTAGGGAGTTGCTGGGAGCTGAGCCTTTGTGGGCCTTATATTATGATTGTGAAGTTTAAAGATTATTGGCAATTCAATAATATTTTGGAAGGTTTATGCAAAAGAAACTCTTTGCCTCATCTTTGATTGATGACTAGGGCAAGTTTGCATCCAGATAATTGTACTTAACACTTATAAGATTGTTAAAATGAACAATATGAAGTAAACAAACTGCTTATTTCTCATGCACATCACTTTCAAGGACTGTAACCAATGGAGGTCTTTCTTGCTTTATAAACTCAATAAGCTCTATGTTGATATTGCAGCTTGATAACAGAGGGACTGCAAGGCGAGGACTGAAATTTGAAAGCCATctaaagaaaaattttggtAGAGTAGATGCAGAAGATCAGCTCACTGGTGCTGATTGGCTTGTGAAACAAGGTCTTGCTCAAGCTGGACGGATTGGCCTGTATGGATGGAGTTATGGTGGTTTCCTTTCAGCCATGAGCCTAGCAAGATATCCTGATAGTTTCAGGTGTGCTGTCTCTGGGGCGCCTGTCACTTCATGGGATGGGTATGACACATTCTACACtgaaaaatacatgaatacaCCCAAGGAAAGTCCTGAGTGCTATAAGAACGGATCTATTATGCAACATGTTCACCGGATAAAAGGGAAACTACTGCTAGTTCATGGTATGATTGATGAAAATGTGCATTTCAGGCATACAGTGCGGCTTGTAAATGCGCTTATTGATGCTGGCAAGCCATATGAGCTCTTGGTATTCCCGGATGAGCGTCATATGCCTCGGCGACTTCGGGACAGAGTTTATATGGAAGAGAGGATTTGGGAGTTCATTGAGAGGAACTTGTAAAGCGAGACAttctgtttattattattattattttttttgttgttgttttgagcGAGGATGGTTCTTtcttttgatcaatttttttcttctacctGCAATGCATAAGTTATAAGTCTCATGGAGTTTCTGCCAATAAAGGAAATTCAGAGTTTGATTGATTTGTGTTGGTCTCCACTCTCTAGTAGACCCACACTTCCAAGTGAGGCGTGGAGGTTCCTTTCaataaatgtttgaaaaagGAGCATGGTCAGAAGCCTCAGGCAAGGTCTTTAACCTTTTATTGTCTGATCTGATGTATTTATTCCTGCAGCAGAATGGGATGTCTCATTTtacaaaatagatttttttattttttttaacctacATGAAGAATGTATAGTTTATGATTGTTGTGAGAAATATATGTATGTCTTGAATCGTTGTTTAACACCTTTAGCTAATTGATGCGCCACGTGTTAAGACTCGCTAGTTATCTTGCAGgaaaattgtaaattataaaGCTATTTATAGGTCATAGTGTACCAATATTGATGTAGCCTAAcagtatggggtaggggtttCATGCAGGAGGTTGAAGGTTGAATGGGGGTTTCATATGTAGGAGGTTGAAGGTTGAATTCGTTTTTACACAGGGTGAAttatatgaatagtgatttattCATGTTGTAAGTAAAATACCATGATGTTACAAAGTTTGTAATTGAGATACTTGTCCCtagttatatattatattaaataagtttatctattataaaaaatagaaaattattttaataataatagtacttaatatataaatattttaaataaaaatattataacatatataaaagGTTTTACTACCTTTTTGGTCTCTCAAaaagtacaattttttttcccttttggttcttatatttttttttagactcTTTGTGTCCTATTTTTCGGATTTGGAAAATTAGATCCTTTAGGTGACGGGCGTTGAACTCGCCGTTACATGGTTGCAGACGTGGCATAATCTTAACTAAAATactcattaaaaaaagagtagatgaataaaaacattaaaaaattattatcggATTCTAATCTAATGATCAGAATCCGAATCCCAAGTCTAAAACCATCCATAATCTATGAAATCCCTAACCCATCTGAAATCCCTAATCCATAGGATTTCCTCTCTTCTCATTCCCCCACATCTCCCATCTTTAGACACCGGTGAAGCACTACAGCCAAGGCCTTACCACCATTCGAGTACCTTGGCACCAAGGGGAGACTTATTTCATCAGTTGTTCAACTTTTGGAGAGTTGAATTTGCTACTACTGGGAGTTGCCACTGCTGCAGCTACTTGGCACCAAGGGGAGATTTATTTCATCAGTTGTTCATCCTTTGGAGAGTTGAATTTGCTACTACTGGGAATTGCCACTGCTGCAGCTATTGTAGGAGACCACGATCATAAGAAGAGGTTGCAATTCACCCAATTTCTCTTTCAAAGATTTTAAATTGTGAATAGATGCCAAGCAAAGAATGCCATCTGTCATTCAATTGAGGACTTAAGGATATGAGGCTTTAAGAAACAAATGATAAATAGAGAATGGTTaatgtcttttgttttgtttttgttttttttttgtttttatatttgacgTTATTTTATAGATTGTATTcagttttttctttaattgtgcaCTTTATTGATGGCATTCTACATGAAAATGTATACATGTGTTTTATGTCTAAGTTAATGGGAAATTTGTCATGAATTCCATTTTTGATTGCTTTGTATTGTACAGATATTGGGTGACGATGTACTGCAATGGAGAGGTTAATCAGatctttacaattgaaaaaaaaaacactaaagatTTAATCACACACAATCATTCATACATTCCCTTCAATTAGGAACAAGTCCCATGCTGTCATCTTAACTGCAACCTTAATTTATAAAGCTGCAAACatatatcatttaacaattgatcCAAGTTTTTTACATTCACTCACAATTAATACAATTTAGAATATGGCAAGAGATACCACCTGTTcttgtaaacaaacaaacatccatttaataaatatttcaactcTCTGatattcatattttcacataaaagaaGAAACATTTGATGCAAACTATCTTGGTTTTACTGATAGTCTGAAATATGGCAAAAGATACAATCTAAGAGCCAAAATTGGCATgcaattaacaaaaaaagaTACAACCTTTCATGTCACCAATTCTCACATTCAATTTACTAGAGATATACTTTTCCAAACtggagataaaaataaaataaaataaactccaGTAACAAAAGTCACCCTAACTAAATGCTTCTTTGCCTCAGGTTATGGATTTCTCTCAAATGCATCACTAATTATGCTCTGTTGTGTTGGGAGATCATAAAGTTCATTGGGTAATGATAGACTATGTGCCACTTCTCTTCCAACTACAACATCACTAGTGTGTGCAAGACCTTGCacattaaagaaaaatgtttCATTCCTTTGTAACTCACACACCTAATGATGAATTCATGAAACACTAAGGTTTAATTCAACATTAGAGGTAAAAATATGGTAAATGTTGCTTACTTGTAAAATTCTCATTGGCCTATAACCTTCCTTTTGTGATGTAGCTTGTGTCTTCTCTTTACCCTGTCTCTTCACTACTTCATATCTTTCTTGCTTGATACTTGAGGCAACATTTTCAGTTGTGCCCTGTAAAGACATAATAGTTATGCTTATGGCCATTAAATTCTCAatggaacaaaaataaatagcaCAAGAGAATTAAAACCTTACTCtgttaaattttttcaaacaactTTTCCTGTTATAACCCTCCACATGACAGATTCCACACTTGAGTAGCCTCCCTTCCCTTGAAAGCTTTGTGTTGCCTTTGCCTTCTAAGggttctcttttcctttttttttgcagGTTGCCCAGGCATCCTCTTGGTTATAGGAGGCAACATGGGGTCTTGTTCACTTGTAGGCCAAAATCTCCTGCCTTTTACTGGACTGATTGTGAATTGGTATGCCCTCATGTATATCTCCTTACTGAACCATTCAGAAATATATGCAAGTGGATCAGCTCCTTGGAATGCAATCGCTGCTAGTGCATGCTGGCAGGGGATACCACTCTTCTCACACTTTCCACAAGAGCAACTATTATTTACCAACCTCACAACATAGCTCTCCCTCATTAGCATTAACACATCATCTCGAGACACTTCATGTTCTACAACTCCATTCCAGTCAACCTC belongs to Dioscorea cayenensis subsp. rotundata cultivar TDr96_F1 chromosome 17, TDr96_F1_v2_PseudoChromosome.rev07_lg8_w22 25.fasta, whole genome shotgun sequence and includes:
- the LOC120280374 gene encoding dipeptidyl aminopeptidase 4 produces the protein MQASSSASESTSTKTKKPRIDGEMPLTDANDDSFLFPVEEIVQYPLPGYVSPSCISFSPDDRFIGFLFSPDASLYRKVFLFDLQSRSQEMVFSPPEGGGLDESNLSAEEKLRRERSRERGLGVTRYEWRARNPTASGGLGGHSIMVPLPSGIFFQEIAGGEPELKLLSVAGSPIIDPHLSPDGSMLAYVKDDELHVLHLSNGEAKQLSFGARGNAKTHGLAEYIAQEEMDRKAGFWWSPDSKYIAFTEVDSSEIPLFRIMHQGKDSVGPDAQEDHAYPFAGASNVKVRIGVVSISDEQVTWMDLLCGKFDGVGSNEYLARVNWMPDNTLIAQVLNRSHSTLKILKFDIWTGKKEVIMEENQDVWINLHDCFTPLDKGINKITHGFVWASDRTGFRHLYLYDKNGICLGPITEGDWMVEQIVGVNDNAGLIYFTGTMDGPLESNLYCTSLFPDWNLPLQPPQKLTHEKGRHTVILDHQMQKFVDVHDSLNTPPRVLLCSLHDGSLILPLYEQPLPIPRFKKLQLVPPEIVQLSAKDGTVLYGALYKPDVDRFGPPPYKTLINVYGGPSIQLVCDSWMNTVDMRAQYLRNKGILVWKLDNRGTARRGLKFESHLKKNFGRVDAEDQLTGADWLVKQGLAQAGRIGLYGWSYGGFLSAMSLARYPDSFRCAVSGAPVTSWDGYDTFYTEKYMNTPKESPECYKNGSIMQHVHRIKGKLLLVHGMIDENVHFRHTVRLVNALIDAGKPYELLVFPDERHMPRRLRDRVYMEERIWEFIERNL